One window of Salegentibacter sp. Hel_I_6 genomic DNA carries:
- a CDS encoding DUF4221 family protein → MKRFISICIITFISVSCNENRKTIVNEKKGELHPTMELQQVASKSFLLDDETAPKPLYVEIFKDSSNVRLLTFLNNYNNSIYFYDFNKLNFIKKLSLDKEGPNGINMPMGFHIKEQDSIYIYHNLFEVALLNKSGEVQNRISLNGGHDIRRNDISWAYVYPEFSVQTVIPFMERSNELLLSGYFSGSMPDSIVDKFNFLARMDYDLNEINYSHSYPSSLFGENVNWGEGLFKEVFPELHPDGNKLIYSFPISHDLYITELNGQNYEKIYAGSKSAGTIKSINKKPGKASAQEIRSSFVRQDMYAAILYDKFRKVYYRFLRKALPDAPKHTSWKEKNIAIIILDQDFKYLGETTLGPETIWHWQNSFVTEEGLNIEYLDENNINEVNLTFKIFTPKKL, encoded by the coding sequence ATGAAAAGGTTTATTTCAATTTGTATTATTACGTTTATTTCCGTTTCCTGTAATGAGAATCGTAAGACCATAGTAAACGAAAAAAAAGGAGAATTGCATCCAACCATGGAACTCCAACAAGTAGCTTCAAAATCTTTTTTACTGGATGACGAGACCGCTCCTAAACCTCTTTATGTAGAGATCTTCAAGGATTCATCGAACGTAAGATTACTTACTTTTCTAAATAATTATAATAATTCAATATATTTCTACGACTTTAATAAATTAAATTTTATTAAGAAATTATCTCTGGATAAGGAAGGTCCAAACGGTATTAATATGCCAATGGGGTTCCATATCAAAGAACAAGATTCCATATATATCTATCATAATTTATTTGAAGTCGCACTCTTAAATAAAAGTGGAGAAGTCCAAAACAGAATATCGTTAAACGGAGGGCACGATATCAGAAGAAATGATATAAGTTGGGCATATGTCTATCCCGAATTTTCAGTTCAAACCGTTATTCCATTTATGGAACGCTCAAATGAATTGTTGTTAAGTGGTTATTTTAGCGGGAGTATGCCGGACTCTATTGTGGATAAATTTAATTTCTTAGCGCGAATGGATTATGATTTAAATGAAATAAATTATAGCCATTCATACCCCTCCTCTTTGTTTGGGGAAAATGTTAACTGGGGAGAAGGCTTATTTAAAGAGGTATTTCCTGAGCTTCACCCGGATGGCAATAAATTAATTTATAGTTTTCCTATTTCTCATGATTTATATATAACAGAGTTAAATGGACAGAATTATGAAAAAATTTATGCGGGTAGTAAGTCTGCTGGTACCATAAAATCTATTAATAAAAAACCCGGCAAAGCATCAGCACAAGAAATTAGATCCTCGTTCGTGAGACAGGATATGTATGCAGCGATCCTCTATGACAAATTTCGTAAAGTATATTACCGATTTTTAAGAAAGGCTCTTCCAGACGCTCCCAAGCATACATCCTGGAAGGAAAAAAATATCGCAATAATAATTTTAGATCAAGATTTTAAATATCTGGGTGAAACCACCTTAGGACCAGAAACAATTTGGCATTGGCAAAATTCATTTGTAACAGAAGAAGGCCTTAATATTGAATATTTAGATGAAAATAATATTAATGAAGTAAATCTTACTTTTAAAATATTTACTCCTAAAAAACTATAA
- a CDS encoding sulfotransferase family 2 domain-containing protein codes for MEKLLFIHIPRTGGSTIVSHAAQLDVCIKGHNIREKGFQHLRELDKNLLSDYHLFTIIRNPWERVLSAFLYLNNGGINLEDAMDGKKYVEKYQGDFNEFIFYEFNKKSILNQLHFIPQLLWIEGPGYEIKVDTILKFRSFTTNLKDFFALHDRNFQSLPKINSTQHTFYTKYYSLDSREIVRNVYRKEIYLFDFKFGD; via the coding sequence ATGGAAAAATTATTATTTATCCATATTCCCAGGACGGGAGGATCCACAATTGTATCACATGCGGCGCAACTGGATGTTTGCATTAAGGGACACAATATTAGAGAAAAAGGTTTTCAGCATTTACGTGAACTTGATAAAAATTTATTATCTGATTATCATCTCTTTACGATTATACGAAACCCCTGGGAACGGGTTTTATCCGCCTTTTTATACTTAAATAATGGTGGTATCAACTTAGAAGATGCTATGGATGGAAAAAAATATGTAGAAAAATACCAAGGAGATTTCAATGAATTTATATTTTATGAATTTAACAAAAAATCAATATTGAACCAATTACATTTTATTCCTCAACTTTTGTGGATAGAAGGTCCTGGATATGAGATAAAAGTGGATACAATTTTAAAATTCAGAAGTTTTACCACCAACTTAAAAGATTTTTTCGCTCTTCATGATAGAAATTTTCAATCCCTTCCCAAAATAAATAGCACTCAACATACCTTTTATACCAAATACTATTCGCTCGATTCTAGAGAAATTGTAAGAAATGTTTATAGAAAAGAGATCTATCTATTTGATTTTAAATTCGGAGATTAA
- a CDS encoding DUF6734 family protein, which produces MDLIQSFWSGRKEVLEYGYGWYNSYYHMLGWILSSNQLHKHHENLKLYTDKNGYEVLIHKLGLPYNSVTNNLNELDKYPHHLWVLSKIKVYALQDSPFLHVDSDVFIWEKFSEKLLVQNLIVQNIERLTEYSHSIWHNLEKKLLFIPPDLNTDLQLSCNMGIVGGMDYKFINSFSARSFDFITKNRKVWSDLEYTSFCLYFEQVLFYQYCHRKEKKISTFFPNVINDNEYTGFGDFEKIPDELTYLHLLGDYKRDLRTCEMMENYVLLEYPMYLERLIKTIDKNFLNYDRVFPESYNFTIADNEEIYFRTKKKNISGGKLNFNLLERKLIMANSLKSFNSKVKNNNCLKTICNYRFKNQGNSTFLEYQYLDGKYYNFRIDEIDSIILDFLKFEIHYEELVNEILKLTRSSLRSELLKILKMKISYFLSIGICAFY; this is translated from the coding sequence ATGGATTTGATTCAATCCTTTTGGAGTGGACGAAAGGAAGTTTTGGAATATGGCTATGGATGGTATAATTCATATTATCATATGCTTGGTTGGATATTAAGTTCAAACCAACTTCATAAGCATCATGAAAATTTAAAACTTTATACCGATAAGAATGGTTATGAAGTTCTAATTCATAAACTGGGTCTTCCTTACAATTCGGTAACTAATAATTTAAATGAACTGGATAAATACCCTCATCACTTATGGGTGCTCTCGAAAATAAAGGTATATGCTCTCCAGGATTCTCCCTTTTTACATGTTGATTCTGATGTCTTCATTTGGGAAAAGTTTTCAGAAAAATTACTTGTACAAAACCTGATAGTACAGAATATTGAACGTCTTACAGAATATTCTCACAGTATTTGGCATAATTTGGAAAAAAAATTATTATTCATACCTCCCGACTTAAATACTGATTTGCAATTATCATGTAATATGGGAATAGTAGGAGGAATGGATTATAAATTTATCAATTCTTTCTCTGCCAGATCTTTTGATTTTATTACTAAAAATAGGAAAGTGTGGAGTGATTTGGAATATACCTCTTTCTGTCTATATTTTGAACAGGTCTTGTTTTATCAATATTGTCATAGGAAAGAAAAAAAAATTTCCACATTCTTTCCAAATGTAATAAATGATAATGAATATACCGGATTCGGAGACTTTGAAAAAATTCCCGATGAATTAACATATTTACATTTATTAGGAGATTATAAAAGAGATTTACGTACCTGTGAAATGATGGAAAATTATGTATTACTGGAGTATCCTATGTATCTGGAAAGATTAATTAAGACGATAGACAAGAATTTTTTGAATTATGACAGAGTTTTCCCAGAGTCATATAATTTCACCATAGCGGATAATGAAGAAATTTATTTTCGGACAAAGAAAAAAAATATTTCTGGAGGTAAACTCAATTTTAATTTACTAGAGCGGAAATTGATAATGGCAAATTCTTTAAAATCATTCAATTCAAAAGTTAAAAATAATAACTGTTTGAAAACAATCTGTAATTATCGTTTTAAAAATCAGGGCAATTCCACATTTTTAGAATATCAGTATTTAGATGGTAAATATTATAATTTTCGCATTGATGAAATTGATTCGATCATTCTGGATTTTTTGAAATTTGAAATTCATTACGAAGAACTAGTAAATGAAATTTTAAAATTAACTAGAAGCTCCTTGCGGAGTGAATTATTGAAAATTTTAAAAATGAAAATTTCTTATTTTTTAAGTATTGGAATATGTGCTTTTTATTAG
- a CDS encoding DUF6625 family protein — protein MQQKIALVNFFFGEFPWYFNFFLKSCTHNPDIDFLLFSDNKNTFDLPENVKLIPTSLKDFNDLAEKKINLKINVVRPYKFCDFKPSFGVIFEDYLEGYTFWGFCDIDLVLGKVTNFITKEILDNNDVISVRHDYTSGFFMLFRNIPKVNNLFRESKDYEKIFLSNDNFCFDECNYKYEYIQSPEDIIHIDCEIESMLEVIIKQHIKGNIRAFFDFLVIEGTPGKLFYDNGKLVYNNSYEVLLYHFVSLKYNIFTKVPNWKEIPNSYFIDSYTFCKKRNLWSVMKSKWNNVIWPSVFINFLKLNRAVSVAIYKKPFNRLKPGLFFLGETILEVKKNIKTNTIIREREEYSVFGLLLMPSYFFIENTPYCYKIPDYTKESAENFIEIRRDGNTSKFDLRK, from the coding sequence ATGCAACAAAAAATTGCTTTAGTAAATTTTTTCTTCGGTGAATTCCCCTGGTATTTTAATTTTTTTTTAAAGAGTTGTACGCATAATCCGGATATTGATTTCCTTTTGTTTTCGGATAATAAAAATACGTTTGACCTACCTGAAAATGTGAAATTAATTCCAACCTCTTTAAAGGATTTCAATGATTTAGCAGAAAAAAAAATTAATTTAAAAATCAACGTAGTACGCCCTTATAAGTTTTGTGATTTTAAACCATCGTTTGGGGTTATCTTTGAAGACTACCTGGAAGGATATACGTTTTGGGGCTTTTGTGATATTGATCTCGTTTTAGGTAAGGTTACTAATTTTATAACCAAAGAAATACTTGATAATAATGACGTGATATCGGTACGACATGACTATACATCAGGGTTTTTCATGCTTTTTAGAAATATTCCTAAAGTCAATAACCTTTTTCGGGAAAGTAAAGATTATGAAAAAATTTTTCTTTCAAATGATAACTTCTGCTTTGATGAGTGCAATTACAAGTATGAATACATCCAAAGTCCCGAAGATATAATCCATATTGATTGTGAAATTGAAAGTATGCTGGAAGTAATTATAAAGCAGCATATAAAGGGGAATATCCGGGCATTTTTTGATTTTTTAGTTATTGAAGGTACACCAGGCAAACTTTTTTATGATAACGGAAAGTTGGTTTATAATAATTCATATGAAGTATTGCTATACCATTTCGTTAGTTTGAAATATAACATTTTCACAAAAGTTCCAAACTGGAAAGAAATTCCTAATAGTTACTTTATTGACTCCTATACATTTTGTAAAAAAAGAAATCTTTGGAGCGTAATGAAAAGTAAATGGAATAATGTTATTTGGCCAAGTGTATTTATCAACTTTTTAAAGTTAAATAGGGCTGTTTCAGTTGCGATTTATAAAAAACCGTTTAATAGATTAAAACCTGGTCTTTTTTTTTTAGGAGAGACCATTTTGGAGGTTAAAAAAAATATTAAAACAAACACCATAATTAGAGAAAGAGAGGAGTACTCTGTATTTGGACTTCTTCTAATGCCCTCTTACTTTTTTATTGAAAATACTCCCTACTGTTATAAGATTCCTGATTATACCAAAGAATCGGCTGAAAATTTTATTGAAATTAGGAGGGATGGAAATACCAGTAAATTTGATTTAAGAAAATAA
- a CDS encoding O-antigen ligase family protein: protein MIFRKDRIEIALTQLDLAIILLVFFIIINRYAIAPDYGFSVRFIEFLSLNVFYFVLRGIPTSYFGYLLLGITLIGCFQALYGMLQLFGYHSSMNSAFKMTGNFINPGPYGGFLAVTGICGLGLYLFKEEMTSLVMKSKENGQISIINKVKEQFFSYLPLMGVGIILIVVPATQSRASWLAFLSGLIYLIVYKYSQVVFHLKERLFSLSRFTRLILIFSVSVIFSLGLYGLIHLKTASASGRLLVWKTSANIIKENPFTGTGYDRFQSHYMEAQAQYFKGNINTSEANLADNTMYAFNEPLQFLVENGLIGFILLLVLVTTLLSVKVPQKDNWLKILAISILISGFIFSLFSYPSQILPIKIVMVTAVALLARITSKNFVFTLPKTTWKGKNLMFKVFSVILILIFSGIIFYQISSTKKSYQHWQRALVIYNYGSYDESSAEFKKAMPVLYANGEFLMQYGKSLIMEGKNREGIKILTEAQIHLNNTVIQTSIGNAYKELKEFRKAEEAYIKAAFMAPNRFYPHYLLAKLYQVSNEPEKAKAKAREILNKPVKVPSPAIKEMKEEMKSIL, encoded by the coding sequence TTGATTTTCAGAAAGGATAGAATAGAAATTGCTTTAACTCAGTTAGATTTGGCAATTATTCTCTTGGTATTCTTTATAATAATAAACCGTTATGCCATTGCTCCTGATTATGGATTTTCTGTACGTTTTATTGAATTCCTCTCTTTAAATGTATTTTACTTCGTGCTGCGGGGGATACCTACAAGCTATTTCGGTTATCTACTGTTGGGGATTACACTAATTGGGTGTTTTCAAGCTTTATATGGGATGCTCCAATTATTTGGTTACCATTCTTCCATGAACTCTGCGTTTAAAATGACAGGTAACTTTATAAATCCCGGTCCTTACGGTGGGTTTTTGGCAGTAACCGGTATTTGCGGTCTTGGGTTGTACTTGTTTAAAGAAGAGATGACCAGTTTGGTAATGAAATCCAAAGAAAATGGTCAGATTTCCATTATTAATAAGGTGAAAGAACAATTTTTCTCCTATCTCCCGCTCATGGGGGTGGGGATCATCCTTATTGTCGTTCCTGCCACCCAGTCACGGGCATCCTGGTTAGCCTTTCTTTCAGGATTAATTTATTTAATAGTATACAAATACAGTCAGGTAGTTTTTCACTTAAAAGAGAGGCTTTTTTCTTTGAGCCGATTTACCAGGCTAATATTGATATTTTCAGTTTCAGTCATTTTCAGTTTGGGTTTGTACGGGTTGATCCATCTAAAAACAGCTTCTGCTAGCGGCAGGCTACTTGTTTGGAAGACCAGCGCAAATATTATAAAAGAAAACCCATTTACCGGTACAGGCTATGATCGGTTTCAATCACATTATATGGAAGCACAGGCACAGTATTTTAAAGGTAATATAAATACAAGTGAAGCAAATTTAGCCGATAATACGATGTATGCTTTTAACGAGCCTTTACAGTTTCTGGTAGAAAACGGGTTAATAGGATTTATTTTGTTATTGGTTTTAGTAACAACTCTCCTGAGCGTAAAGGTCCCCCAGAAGGACAATTGGCTAAAAATACTCGCTATCTCCATTCTGATATCCGGTTTTATTTTTAGTCTGTTCTCTTATCCTTCCCAGATTTTACCTATAAAAATTGTTATGGTCACCGCTGTCGCCTTATTAGCACGTATTACCAGTAAAAACTTTGTATTCACTTTACCTAAGACCACATGGAAGGGTAAAAACCTGATGTTTAAAGTATTCTCCGTAATTCTTATTCTAATTTTTTCAGGGATTATCTTTTACCAAATTTCATCCACTAAAAAGTCATATCAGCACTGGCAGCGGGCTTTGGTTATTTATAATTACGGATCATATGATGAAAGTTCTGCCGAATTTAAAAAAGCCATGCCAGTTCTTTATGCAAATGGGGAATTTTTAATGCAATATGGGAAAAGTCTCATTATGGAAGGGAAGAACCGGGAAGGCATCAAGATCTTAACGGAGGCACAAATACATCTTAATAATACCGTCATACAAACTTCGATCGGTAATGCTTATAAAGAATTAAAAGAATTTCGAAAAGCCGAAGAAGCCTATATAAAAGCCGCCTTTATGGCCCCAAACCGCTTTTACCCCCATTATCTTCTTGCCAAGTTGTATCAAGTATCAAACGAACCTGAAAAAGCTAAAGCAAAAGCCAGAGAGATTTTAAACAAACCGGTGAAAGTGCCATCCCCGGCCATTAAGGAAATGAAAGAAGAAATGAAAAGTATTCTATAA